One window of the Nyctibius grandis isolate bNycGra1 chromosome 21, bNycGra1.pri, whole genome shotgun sequence genome contains the following:
- the QSOX1 gene encoding sulfhydryl oxidase 1 — translation MWRRRRARGGGGRWWPAVALALALALPAARPRGLYSASDPLELLGSGAEGRLLGSPSAWAVEFFASWCGHCVHFAPTWRALAHDLREWRPAVMLAAIDCADEAIQQVCIDFGITGFPTLKFFRAFSKKAEDGIRITSPGATVEDLRHAIITNLEQSQDAWPPACPPLEPASAEEVRTFFQRNKDRYMALIFEESNSFVGREVAMDMLQYENVAVRRVLSSEEELVEKFGVTTFPSAYLLLRNGSFSRLPVQAEARSFYTYYLRMLSGVTRGSYKLNTTTTASNETAVSQPKDADRSKVYMADLESTLHYSLRVEAARPAALLGAQLTAFKCYVATLVKYFPGRPCVQTYLRSLDGWLRNWTEPELPRSALKDAMKNKRDASHPAMLPTNVTWVGCQGSEPHFRGYPCGLWTVFHLLTVQAAQSGLDKELPLEVLNTMRCYVRHFFGCQECAEHFEAMAAQSMDRVAGREEAVLWLWSHHNEVNARLAGGDTEDPRFPKLQWPPPDLCPQCHKEERGVHAWDEPAVLAFLKAHFAPANIYLDYAEADPIPMAGEGTGARLGTQEGEEKEEEEEEKETEGEMRAPERPGSPEPRRPSIVRLNPKAREVGEDIVDLDSFSEQHFKSQALRAAAGRRRRLSKRDTIALPRDAGVGRERRRAPGVLVREEEEEEAGEGVRRSPWLRVLGLGFSRLDISLCVALYLLSSMCLLGMYTFFRLRTRTRKGRPAFPVA, via the exons GCTCCCCCAGCGCCTGGGCCGTCGAGTTCTTCGCCTCCTGGTGCGGGCACTGCGTCCACTTCGCGCCCACATGGCGGGCCCTGGCCCACGACCTCCGCG AGTGGAGGCCTGCGGTGATGCTGGCGGCCATCGACTGCGCCGACGAGGCCATCCAGCAAGTGTGCATCGATTTTGGGATAACCGGCTTCCCCACGCTGAAG ttCTTTAGAGCTTTCAGCAAGAAGGCGGAGGATGGGATAAGGATTACCA GTCCTGGTGCCACTGTCGAGGACCTGCGCCACGCCATCATCACCAACCTTGAGCAGAGCCAGGACGCCTGGCCGCCCGCCTGTCCTCCGCTGGAGCCGGCGAG CGCGGAGGAGGTTCGCACGTTCTTCCAGAGGAACAAGGACCGGTACATGGCACTGATCTTTGAGGAGAGCAACTCCTTCGTGGGCAGAGAG GTGGCGATGGACATGCTGCAGTACGAGAACGTGGCGGTGAGGAGGGTGCTGAGCAGCGAGGAGGAGCTCGTGGAGAAGTTCGGCGTCACCACCTTCCCCTCCGCCTACTTGCTCCTCCGCAACGGCTCCTTCTCCCGCCTGCCCGT GCAAGCGGAGGCGCGCTCCTTCTACACCTACTACCTGCGCATGCTCTCAGGTGTCACCCGCGGCTCCTACAAGCTGAACACAACCACCACCGCTTCCAACGAGACCGCTGTGTCCCAACCGAAGGATGCCGACCG ctccaAGGTGTACATGGCCGACCTGGAGTCCACGCTGCACTACTCGCTGCGGGTGGAGGCTGCCCGTCCCGCCGCGCTGTTGGGAGCCCAGCTGACCGCCTTCAAGTGCTACGTGGCCACGCTGGTGAAG TACTTCCCTGGGCGCCCCTGCGTGCAGACCTACCTGCGCTCCCTGGACGGCTGGCTGAGGAACTGGACGGAGCCCGAGCTGCCCCGCAGCGCCTTGAAGGACGCCATGAAGAATAAGAGAGAT GCCTCCCACCCCGCCATGCTCCCCACCAACGTGACCTGGGTGGGCTGCCAGGGCAGCGAACCCCACTTCCGCGGCTACCCCTGCGGGCTCTGGACTGTCTTCCACCTGCTGACCGTCCAGGCTGCCCAGAGTGGCCTCGACAAAG aGCTGCCGCTGGAGGTGCTGAACACCATGCGCTGCTACGTCCGGCACTTCTTCGGCTGCCAGGAGTGTGCCGAGCACTTCGAGGCCATGGCGGCCCAGTCCATGGACCGGGTGGCGGGCCGGGAGGAGGCCGTCCTCTGGCTCTGGTCCCACCACAATGAGGTCAACGCTCGCCTGGCAG GAGGTGACACGGAGGACCCCAGGTTCCCCAAGCTGCAGTGGCCTCCGCCGGACctgtgtccccagtgccacaAGGAGGAGCGGGGCGTGCACGCCTGGGACGAGCCGGCCGTGCTCGCCTTCCTCAAGGCGCACTTCGCCCCTGCCAACATCTACCTGGACTATGCTGAGGCCGACCCCATCCccatggctggggaggggacgggcGCCAGGCTGGGCAcccaggagggagaggagaaagaggaggaagaggaggaaaaggagacgGAGGGTGAGATGAGAGCTCCGGAGCGCCCGGGCTCCCCCGAGCCGCGACGGCCCAGCATTGTGCGGCTGAACCCCAAAGCGCGGGAGGTGGGCGAGGACATCGTGGACCTGGACTCCTTCAGCGAGCAGCACTTCAAGAGCCAGGCGCTGCGAGCGGCGGCCGGCCGGCGCCGACGGCTCAGCAAGCGGGACACCATCGCCCTGCCCCGAGATGCCGGGGTGGGCCGGGAGCGCCGGCGGGCTCCCGGGGTGCTGGtccgggaggaggaggaggaggaggctggggagggCGTGCGGAGGAGCCCCTGGCTGCGGGTGCTTGGCTTGGGCTTCTCCCGCCTGGACATCAGCCTCTGCGTTGCCCTCTACCTCCTCTCCTCCATGTGCCTCCTGGGCATGTACACCTTCTTCCGCCTCCGCACCCGCACCCGCAAAGGCCGCCCTGCCTTCCCTGTGGCCTGA